One segment of Deltaproteobacteria bacterium DNA contains the following:
- a CDS encoding CoB--CoM heterodisulfide reductase iron-sulfur subunit A family protein, with translation MTEDKAAPASGGILVVGGGISGLTTALEAAEVGHEVFLVEKNPYLGGRVSQLNQYFPKLCPPTCGLEINFRRIKDNPRIKVFTLAQVTKVSGTPGSYDVSIELSPRYVNENCTCCGECAAACETEIESDFDFGMKKVKGAYLPFEMAFPSRYVISPQIIGTDDAQKCKEACKYDAVDLAMETKTIDLQVGAVVWATGWEPYDATKIDTLGFGQYPNIITNMMMERLAAPNGPTRGKILRPSDDKEPESVAFVQCAGSRDENHLPYCSYICCMASMKQATYVRERYPEAKIYIFYIDLRAPGYRYEKFYDNLKKDENIFFVKGKVAEVSEDPESKNITVVAENAVTGEKIHQTVDMAVLATGMQPTAANTKLPADLTYNEDGFIINDFAKGGMFAAGCANKPADVVSSNQNATGMALKAIQTLVRR, from the coding sequence ATGACAGAAGACAAAGCAGCCCCTGCTAGTGGAGGCATTTTGGTGGTAGGCGGCGGGATCAGCGGCTTGACCACAGCCCTGGAAGCTGCCGAAGTGGGGCACGAAGTGTTCCTGGTCGAAAAAAATCCTTACCTCGGTGGAAGAGTGTCGCAGTTGAATCAGTATTTTCCGAAACTCTGCCCCCCGACCTGTGGTCTGGAAATCAACTTCAGGAGAATCAAGGACAATCCGCGGATCAAGGTGTTTACCTTGGCGCAGGTGACCAAGGTGAGCGGCACCCCCGGCAGCTACGACGTTTCCATCGAACTGTCACCCAGGTATGTCAACGAGAACTGTACCTGCTGCGGCGAGTGCGCGGCTGCCTGTGAAACCGAGATCGAGAGCGATTTCGATTTCGGCATGAAAAAGGTCAAAGGCGCGTACCTGCCCTTTGAAATGGCTTTTCCGTCACGCTATGTCATTTCTCCCCAGATCATCGGTACCGACGATGCCCAGAAATGCAAAGAAGCCTGTAAGTATGACGCCGTCGATCTGGCCATGGAAACGAAGACCATCGATCTGCAGGTCGGTGCGGTGGTGTGGGCGACGGGATGGGAACCCTACGACGCCACTAAAATCGACACCCTGGGATTCGGCCAGTATCCCAATATCATCACCAATATGATGATGGAGCGGCTGGCTGCGCCCAATGGCCCCACCAGGGGGAAAATCCTGCGCCCGTCGGACGACAAGGAGCCGGAAAGCGTCGCTTTTGTACAGTGTGCCGGTTCGCGTGACGAGAACCATCTGCCCTACTGCTCCTACATCTGCTGCATGGCATCCATGAAACAGGCCACGTACGTCCGTGAAAGATATCCCGAGGCCAAAATCTACATCTTCTACATCGACCTGAGGGCGCCGGGCTACCGCTACGAAAAGTTTTACGACAACCTCAAAAAAGACGAAAACATCTTTTTTGTCAAAGGCAAGGTTGCCGAGGTGAGCGAAGACCCCGAATCGAAAAATATCACGGTCGTAGCTGAAAACGCCGTTACCGGTGAAAAGATACATCAGACCGTCGATATGGCGGTCCTGGCGACCGGTATGCAGCCCACGGCGGCCAACACGAAACTGCCGGCCGATCTTACGTACAACGAGGACGGCTTTATCATCAATGATTTCGCCAAAGGCGGTATGTTTGCAGCAGGATGCGCCAACAAGCCGGCTGACGTCGTGTCGTCCAATCAGAATGCAACCGGTATGGCCCTGAAAGCGATTCAAACTCTGGTGAGGAGGTAG
- the aprA gene encoding adenylyl-sulfate reductase subunit alpha, whose protein sequence is MALPNKPKGELKAVRDPEVEEREVDVLIVGGGMAACGSAFEVKKWLGDDQTVLLCDKAAMERSGAVAQGLSAINTYIGDNTPDDYVRMVRNDLMGIVREDLIFDLGCHVDDSVHLFEEWGLPVWKKDDEGKNLDGKKGQKMGTLKSGATPVRTGKWQIMINGESYKRIVAEAAKKAIGEDNVIERCFIVELLLDANKENTIAGAVGFSVRENKVYIIKCKSMMVACGGAVNIYQPRSVGEGKGRAWYPVWNAGSTYTMCMKVGAELSMMENRFTPARFKDGYGPVGAWFLLFKAKTLNGLGEAFAGSDAAKAELEKYAPYGTAAITPTCLRNHLMLFEMKEGRGPILMDTVSALAALGETMDKKELKHLESEAWEDFLDMTCGQANLWCATDTEPEKKNSEVMPTEPYLLGSHSGCCGLWTSGPDLDWIPDAYKIKADNGKVYNRMTTVNGLFTAGDGVGCSGHKFSSGSHAEGRMAIKQAVRFAKDHADFTPALARSNEELVDLVYKPVRTYLDNCAYTTMEDVNPAYVKPAGMALRLMKATNEYGGGTATYYMTTSKNLEIVMELLQVMREDCEKLAAGDLHELMRCWEIEHRIWTVEAHLRHIQFRKETRYPGFYYQADYPGQDDENWFAFVNSKYDPKAGEWDVFKRDYIQIIPD, encoded by the coding sequence ATGGCATTACCGAATAAACCCAAAGGCGAACTCAAGGCCGTTAGGGATCCTGAAGTCGAAGAACGTGAAGTTGACGTTTTGATCGTCGGCGGCGGCATGGCTGCCTGCGGATCTGCATTTGAGGTAAAGAAATGGCTCGGCGACGACCAGACTGTTCTGCTGTGCGACAAGGCCGCCATGGAAAGAAGTGGCGCCGTGGCTCAGGGTCTGTCCGCCATCAACACCTATATCGGCGACAACACCCCCGATGACTATGTCCGTATGGTCCGCAACGACCTGATGGGCATCGTCCGCGAAGACCTGATTTTCGATCTGGGTTGCCACGTGGACGATTCCGTTCACCTGTTCGAGGAGTGGGGACTTCCGGTTTGGAAGAAAGACGACGAGGGGAAAAACCTGGACGGCAAGAAAGGCCAGAAGATGGGTACGCTGAAATCAGGCGCCACCCCGGTACGCACCGGTAAATGGCAGATCATGATCAACGGCGAATCCTATAAAAGAATCGTGGCTGAAGCTGCCAAGAAAGCCATCGGCGAAGACAACGTCATCGAGCGTTGCTTCATCGTCGAGCTGCTGCTGGACGCCAACAAAGAAAACACGATTGCCGGCGCCGTCGGTTTCTCCGTTCGTGAAAACAAGGTCTACATCATCAAGTGTAAGTCCATGATGGTTGCCTGCGGCGGTGCGGTAAACATTTACCAGCCCCGTTCCGTCGGCGAAGGCAAGGGCCGTGCCTGGTATCCCGTATGGAATGCCGGTTCAACCTACACCATGTGCATGAAGGTCGGTGCCGAACTCTCCATGATGGAAAACCGCTTCACCCCGGCCCGTTTTAAAGACGGTTACGGTCCTGTGGGCGCATGGTTCCTGCTCTTCAAGGCCAAAACCCTCAACGGTCTGGGCGAAGCCTTTGCCGGCAGCGACGCCGCCAAAGCCGAGCTGGAAAAATACGCTCCCTACGGGACGGCCGCCATCACCCCGACCTGTCTGCGTAACCACCTGATGCTGTTCGAGATGAAAGAGGGCCGCGGTCCGATCCTCATGGACACGGTTAGCGCTCTGGCAGCGCTTGGTGAAACCATGGACAAGAAAGAGCTCAAGCATCTCGAGTCGGAAGCCTGGGAAGACTTCCTTGACATGACTTGCGGCCAGGCCAACCTGTGGTGTGCGACCGACACCGAGCCTGAAAAGAAAAACTCCGAAGTCATGCCCACCGAACCGTATCTGCTCGGGTCTCACTCCGGATGCTGCGGCCTCTGGACCTCCGGTCCGGACCTTGACTGGATACCGGATGCTTACAAGATCAAGGCCGACAACGGCAAGGTTTACAACCGCATGACCACGGTCAACGGCCTCTTCACCGCCGGTGACGGCGTGGGCTGCTCCGGCCACAAGTTCTCCTCCGGATCACATGCCGAGGGCCGCATGGCCATCAAGCAGGCTGTCCGTTTTGCCAAGGACCATGCTGATTTCACTCCCGCTCTGGCCAGGTCCAACGAGGAACTGGTCGATCTGGTTTACAAACCGGTCAGGACCTACCTGGACAACTGCGCTTACACCACCATGGAAGACGTCAACCCGGCCTACGTGAAACCGGCCGGCATGGCGCTGCGCCTCATGAAGGCAACCAACGAGTACGGCGGTGGAACGGCCACCTACTACATGACCACCAGCAAGAACCTGGAGATCGTCATGGAGCTGCTGCAGGTCATGCGCGAAGACTGCGAAAAGCTGGCGGCCGGCGACCTGCATGAGCTTATGCGATGCTGGGAGATCGAGCACCGCATCTGGACGGTCGAGGCTCACCTGCGCCACATCCAGTTCCGTAAAGAAACCCGCTACCCCGGTTTCTACTATCAGGCCGACTATCCCGGCCAGGATGACGAGAACTGGTTCGCCTTCGTCAACTCCAAATATGATCCGAAAGCAGGGGAATGGGATGTCTTCAAGAGAGACTACATTCAGATCATTCCGGATTAA
- a CDS encoding YkgJ family cysteine cluster protein, with protein MKSITTDDLESLPGRFIKAGDTFKFRCHPDISCFNRCCRNLNLFLYPYDVLRLKTALGVTSDAFIDRYVDVVLREGSFFPDILLRMADNAEKTCPWLSEAGCRVYADRPDSCRTFPVEQGLYRGADPGESRLVCFFRPPDFCMGQHEDRSWTAATWAADQEAERYNKMTLEWSRIKALFQRDPWGREGPEGARAKMAFMATYNIDRFREFVWGSSFLKRYRVKTALLKRIKSDDLELLKFGFDWVKLFVWGITSKKIRPR; from the coding sequence ATGAAATCAATTACCACCGACGATCTCGAAAGTCTGCCCGGGCGATTCATCAAAGCGGGAGACACATTTAAATTCCGCTGCCATCCTGATATCTCCTGTTTCAATCGATGCTGCCGAAACCTCAATCTGTTTCTCTATCCCTACGATGTGCTGCGGTTGAAAACCGCCCTGGGAGTGACCTCGGACGCGTTTATCGACCGCTACGTGGATGTGGTGCTGCGGGAGGGGAGTTTTTTTCCGGACATCTTGTTGAGGATGGCGGACAATGCGGAAAAAACCTGCCCCTGGCTGTCGGAAGCGGGGTGTCGGGTCTACGCGGATCGTCCGGACTCATGCCGCACGTTTCCGGTGGAACAGGGGTTGTATCGGGGGGCGGATCCTGGAGAGAGCCGGCTGGTCTGCTTTTTCCGTCCGCCCGATTTCTGCATGGGGCAGCACGAGGATCGGTCCTGGACCGCCGCGACATGGGCTGCCGACCAGGAAGCCGAACGGTACAACAAGATGACCCTCGAGTGGTCACGGATCAAGGCCCTTTTTCAGCGGGACCCCTGGGGGCGCGAAGGCCCCGAAGGGGCCAGGGCCAAAATGGCTTTCATGGCGACGTACAACATCGACCGTTTCCGCGAGTTCGTGTGGGGAAGCAGCTTCCTCAAACGCTACAGGGTCAAGACCGCCCTTTTGAAAAGGATAAAATCCGATGACCTGGAGTTGCTGAAATTCGGTTTTGACTGGGTCAAACTGTTTGTGTGGGGGATTACGTCGAAGAAGATCCGACCGCGGTGA
- the aprB gene encoding adenylyl-sulfate reductase subunit beta yields the protein MPSFVIQEKCDGCKGGDKTACMYICPNDLMVLEPNEMKAYNQEPDQCWECFSCVKICPTQAIEVRGYSDFVPLGSSVMPMLGTEDVMWTCKFRNGTIKRFKFPIRTTAEGAANEYADLKGQDIESGLLSTEEADGYTIPTPQATV from the coding sequence ATGCCAAGTTTTGTAATTCAGGAAAAATGTGACGGCTGCAAGGGCGGGGACAAAACGGCTTGTATGTACATTTGTCCCAACGACCTGATGGTTCTCGAGCCCAACGAAATGAAAGCTTACAACCAGGAGCCGGATCAGTGCTGGGAATGTTTTTCATGTGTGAAAATTTGCCCCACCCAGGCTATCGAAGTTCGCGGGTACTCGGATTTCGTACCGCTGGGAAGCAGCGTAATGCCAATGCTCGGTACCGAAGACGTTATGTGGACCTGCAAGTTCAGAAACGGGACCATCAAACGCTTCAAGTTCCCCATCCGGACAACTGCTGAAGGTGCTGCCAACGAATATGCCGACCTCAAAGGTCAGGACATCGAGAGCGGCCTGCTGTCAACGGAAGAGGCGGACGGTTACACCATCCCGACACCTCAGGCGACCGTCTAG
- a CDS encoding deoxyguanosinetriphosphate triphosphohydrolase, with protein sequence MSIRENFEKREKNFMSPFGCQSANSRGRESTEAACPIRTAFQVDRDRIVYSNAFRRLKHKTQVFLRPLGDEYRTRLTHTLEVAQIARTIARAMFLNEDLAEAIALGHDIGHTPFGHGGETVLKEIFSPGYSHHSQSLRVVEVLENDGNGLNLTWEVRDGILKHSKGYGKIIPDDPEELPGTIEGRVVRVADIMAYLNHDLDDAIRSGVVAAAQVPEACVRILGGTHWERAATMINDLVFSSRVEGNELVLGMSDEVFGAMTILRQFLYENVYRSPLVHNEFIKAKKILSELYAYFLDHDDMLESELAAMEMGGIYRNGGTRERVVCDFIASMTDRYAMALYERLFFPMPQV encoded by the coding sequence ATGTCCATTCGGGAAAATTTTGAAAAGCGGGAAAAAAATTTTATGTCCCCTTTCGGGTGCCAGAGCGCCAATTCAAGGGGGCGGGAATCGACCGAGGCCGCCTGCCCCATCAGGACCGCCTTCCAGGTGGACCGGGACCGCATCGTCTATTCCAATGCGTTCAGGCGGCTGAAACACAAAACCCAGGTCTTTCTGCGGCCTTTGGGGGACGAGTACCGGACCCGGTTGACCCATACGCTGGAGGTTGCGCAGATAGCCAGGACCATCGCCCGCGCCATGTTTTTGAACGAAGACCTGGCCGAGGCGATTGCCCTGGGGCATGACATCGGGCACACGCCTTTCGGGCACGGCGGCGAAACGGTGCTGAAGGAAATATTTTCACCCGGCTATTCTCACCACTCCCAGAGCCTGAGGGTAGTCGAGGTGTTGGAAAACGACGGCAACGGCCTCAACCTCACCTGGGAGGTTCGCGACGGGATTTTAAAACACTCCAAAGGGTATGGAAAAATTATCCCCGACGACCCGGAGGAGCTGCCCGGCACCATCGAAGGCCGGGTGGTCCGGGTTGCCGACATTATGGCTTATCTCAACCATGATCTGGACGATGCCATCCGCAGCGGGGTGGTGGCCGCTGCGCAGGTACCCGAGGCGTGTGTGCGAATTCTGGGAGGCACGCACTGGGAGCGGGCCGCCACCATGATCAACGATCTTGTTTTTTCGAGCAGGGTCGAGGGCAACGAACTGGTGCTCGGCATGAGCGACGAAGTGTTCGGCGCCATGACGATTCTGCGGCAGTTTCTGTACGAGAACGTGTACCGATCGCCGCTCGTGCACAATGAATTTATCAAGGCCAAGAAAATTCTTTCGGAACTGTACGCCTACTTTCTCGACCATGACGACATGCTGGAAAGCGAGCTCGCCGCGATGGAAATGGGCGGCATCTACCGCAATGGGGGCACCCGCGAAAGAGTCGTTTGCGATTTCATTGCCAGCATGACCGACCGCTATGCCATGGCACTTTACGAACGTCTGTTTTTTCCCATGCCGCAGGTTTGA
- the rplT gene encoding 50S ribosomal protein L20 produces the protein MMRVKRGFKARHRRKKVLKLAKGFRGGRSKLFRTAADAVDKALMYAYRDRRARKRDFRRLWITRINAAARMNDISYSKFIHGLKRAEIELDRKVLAELAVSDPAGFAKIAQLAAQNA, from the coding sequence ATCATGCGGGTTAAAAGAGGATTCAAGGCGAGACATCGCCGTAAAAAAGTGCTGAAGCTGGCCAAGGGGTTTCGCGGCGGTCGCAGCAAGCTTTTCAGGACGGCGGCTGACGCCGTGGACAAGGCGCTCATGTATGCATACCGTGACCGCCGGGCCAGAAAGCGCGATTTCAGGCGGCTGTGGATCACGCGGATCAATGCTGCGGCGCGTATGAACGACATCTCTTACAGCAAATTCATTCATGGCCTGAAAAGGGCCGAAATTGAACTCGACCGCAAGGTTCTGGCCGAACTGGCGGTTTCGGACCCGGCCGGCTTCGCGAAAATAGCCCAGCTTGCTGCTCAAAACGCCTGA
- a CDS encoding type I restriction enzyme HsdR N-terminal domain-containing protein codes for MKGHHLILGELSDTITGETLQDTHDERYRQKIAALLVNEKGFSRREIKPRLPLKIKAGEKCAVIPVDFGIYLDETCCMLIKYGPGSLVTRHRPALAASRLLVAYQIPVVVVTNGVETDVLDGHTGKITARGFDGIPDRAALLQRVEGVHFTPVHPARAEKESRIAYAFEVDGSCPCDDTICKITG; via the coding sequence ATGAAGGGACACCATTTGATACTGGGTGAACTCAGCGACACCATCACCGGTGAAACCCTTCAGGACACCCACGATGAACGGTATCGGCAGAAAATCGCCGCCCTGCTGGTGAATGAGAAGGGGTTCTCCCGGAGAGAGATCAAGCCGCGGCTGCCGTTGAAAATAAAGGCCGGGGAAAAATGCGCCGTTATTCCGGTCGATTTCGGCATATATCTCGACGAAACATGCTGCATGCTGATCAAATACGGACCGGGGTCGCTGGTGACGCGCCACCGTCCGGCCCTGGCGGCTTCCCGCCTGCTGGTTGCCTATCAGATCCCCGTTGTGGTCGTGACCAATGGTGTGGAGACCGATGTGCTCGACGGCCACACCGGTAAAATAACGGCCCGGGGGTTCGATGGCATCCCCGACAGAGCCGCGCTGCTGCAACGCGTGGAAGGGGTGCATTTCACCCCGGTCCACCCTGCAAGGGCCGAAAAGGAATCCCGAATCGCTTACGCCTTCGAGGTGGACGGCAGTTGCCCCTGTGACGACACGATCTGCAAAATAACCGGTTGA
- the rpmI gene encoding 50S ribosomal protein L35 — translation MPKIKTNRAAAKRFRKTGSGKYAFSKSHANHILTKKTTKRKRALRQGQLVKKSDMKEVRLLLPN, via the coding sequence ATGCCGAAAATTAAAACCAATCGGGCTGCAGCCAAGCGGTTCCGCAAAACTGGATCGGGCAAATACGCCTTCTCGAAATCACATGCCAACCACATCCTGACCAAAAAGACCACCAAACGCAAACGCGCCCTGAGGCAGGGGCAGTTGGTCAAGAAGTCCGACATGAAGGAAGTGCGGCTGCTGCTGCCCAACTAA
- a CDS encoding SDR family oxidoreductase: MSRKVALVLGAVKGIGMGVGLALARQGMDVALTYYDWEESLAKMQAAFRETNADHLIIRADLRETDGIPSVIERVLERFGRIDILINNIERGGWPIVHGAYTEDQWDLEQATTLRAKQWLFSAALPHLRASGEGAVINISSIAGIVGRSGPASLVFNDGYAAANRGISMLTETWARLGAPDVRVNEIMLGLFETRHAEGTRGWGLLSEKQKAALVEHTLLGRTGRISDIVKAVDFLINGAPYMTGTVLRLDGGYVLGGEKILPMPEGIL; encoded by the coding sequence GTGAGCCGTAAAGTCGCGCTGGTGCTCGGAGCCGTCAAGGGCATTGGAATGGGCGTCGGGCTTGCCCTCGCCCGCCAGGGCATGGACGTCGCTCTGACCTATTACGATTGGGAAGAAAGCCTTGCAAAGATGCAGGCGGCCTTTCGGGAAACCAACGCCGATCACCTGATCATCCGGGCCGACCTGCGGGAGACCGATGGCATACCCAGCGTCATCGAGCGGGTCCTCGAGCGTTTTGGGCGCATAGACATTCTCATCAACAACATCGAACGCGGCGGGTGGCCCATCGTGCACGGAGCGTACACCGAGGACCAGTGGGATCTCGAACAGGCGACCACCCTGCGCGCCAAGCAGTGGCTGTTTTCAGCCGCCCTCCCGCACCTCAGGGCATCCGGCGAAGGCGCCGTGATCAACATCTCATCCATCGCGGGCATCGTGGGAAGAAGCGGACCGGCCAGCCTGGTGTTCAACGACGGCTACGCGGCCGCCAACCGCGGCATCTCGATGCTGACGGAAACCTGGGCGCGACTGGGCGCCCCCGATGTCCGCGTCAATGAAATCATGCTGGGCCTTTTCGAGACCAGGCATGCGGAAGGCACCCGCGGCTGGGGGCTGCTGTCTGAAAAGCAGAAGGCCGCGTTGGTGGAGCACACCCTGCTTGGCCGCACCGGTAGGATTTCCGATATCGTCAAAGCGGTCGATTTTCTAATCAACGGCGCCCCGTACATGACCGGAACCGTATTGCGTCTCGACGGCGGATACGTTCTTGGAGGGGAGAAGATTCTGCCCATGCCGGAGGGCATCCTCTGA
- a CDS encoding nucleoside deaminase, with protein sequence MQHEFFMQAALKEAEKALLSGEFPVGCVVVSDGRIIAKGSRSGTAGPSANELDHAEIVALRQVDGLKGAPDPCTMTIYSTMEPCLMCFGAILINGIERIVYAYEDVMGGGTRCPLDAMPRIYSNKNISIVSNILRNESLDLFKTFFSNTDNTYWRGSLLAEYTLAQ encoded by the coding sequence ATGCAGCACGAATTTTTCATGCAAGCGGCCTTGAAAGAGGCTGAAAAAGCATTATTATCCGGTGAATTTCCTGTCGGCTGCGTGGTGGTCAGCGACGGCCGCATCATTGCCAAAGGCTCCCGCAGCGGAACCGCCGGCCCATCGGCCAATGAACTGGACCACGCGGAAATCGTGGCTCTGCGGCAGGTCGATGGCCTGAAGGGTGCGCCGGATCCATGCACAATGACCATTTACAGCACCATGGAGCCGTGCCTCATGTGTTTCGGCGCTATTCTGATCAACGGCATCGAACGGATTGTCTATGCCTATGAAGATGTGATGGGAGGCGGTACCCGCTGTCCGCTGGACGCCATGCCCCGGATTTACAGCAACAAAAATATTTCTATTGTTTCCAATATATTGAGAAATGAAAGCCTCGACCTTTTCAAAACGTTTTTCTCGAATACAGATAACACCTATTGGCGGGGCAGCCTGCTGGCCGAATACACCCTGGCCCAGTAG
- the infC gene encoding translation initiation factor IF-3, with the protein MRAKEVRVIDPDGEQIGVIPTYKALAIAGDHGLDLVEVSPNANPPVCKIMDYGRYKYEQTKKQQEAKKKQSTFQVKEIKIRPKTGEHDLNTKLNHIKRFIDKKDKVKVTVIFRGREITLSNRGRELLQLIAESAEEFASVEQAPKFEGRIMTMVLAPK; encoded by the coding sequence ATCAGAGCGAAGGAAGTCAGGGTCATCGACCCCGACGGTGAACAGATCGGCGTTATTCCAACGTATAAAGCGCTTGCCATCGCCGGCGATCACGGTTTGGATCTCGTGGAGGTTTCGCCCAACGCGAATCCCCCCGTCTGTAAAATCATGGACTACGGACGGTACAAGTACGAGCAGACAAAAAAACAGCAGGAGGCGAAGAAGAAGCAAAGCACTTTTCAGGTGAAAGAGATCAAAATACGCCCGAAAACCGGAGAACACGACCTGAACACCAAGTTGAACCATATCAAGCGGTTCATCGACAAAAAGGACAAGGTCAAGGTCACCGTAATTTTCAGGGGACGGGAAATAACCTTGTCCAACAGGGGACGGGAACTGCTTCAGCTTATTGCCGAAAGTGCCGAAGAATTTGCCAGCGTGGAACAGGCTCCCAAGTTCGAGGGCAGAATCATGACCATGGTGCTGGCTCCCAAATAA